In Carassius gibelio isolate Cgi1373 ecotype wild population from Czech Republic chromosome B20, carGib1.2-hapl.c, whole genome shotgun sequence, the following are encoded in one genomic region:
- the lnx1 gene encoding E3 ubiquitin-protein ligase LNX isoform X5 yields MGWDLSRTRTGEDQPKTLSMCKGASHYGLSAERKRRSQEGDCTDSTSELTVAALPGEGCPSSAIALLSDDPGLVNPAYEPSVEDNSQSGSTTSLAARSGSRKSEYRNFDRTSVRSRSFRRLNRAFSVLRRTKSGTAVANETTEERDNLRNTNIPPEVFALPQLHHLIPDGEVTSIKITRVDPCEPLAISIVGGNETPLVRILIQDIYREGVIARDGRLLPGDMILKVNGIDISNVPHCYAVAALKQPCTLLRLTVLREQRHRYRSHHHSPTEAFPTHTPTIRDDSLHVVLIKRAPDEQLGIKLVRRPDEHGVFIFHLLEGGLAASDGRLRVDDRVLAINGHDLRYGTPEHAALLIQASEDRVHFIVSRQTHIPTPDILQEAPWNMEGPPPYSPVDIEHSLLDSCQKPACYEKTVTLLKEPRDSLGMTVAGGMSSRGWDLPVYITNVDPKGVVGQEGSIRKGDILLNVNGLDLTGVTRSEAVANLKNTSSPVVLRVLEMRPPNESSLDCMPPLHSPCALSPSSPGDIKLPPPNDDYSPLWVSWLQLPRHLYCCKDIVLRRSTSGSLGFSIVGGQEELNCNQSFFIRSIVEGTPAYNDGRIRCGDILLEVNAKSTWGMTHTALVRLLKELRGRITLTIVSWPGSLL; encoded by the exons GTGTAAAGGAGCGTCACACTATGGGCTCTCCGCAGAGAGAAAGCGACGTTCTCAGGAGGGAGACTGTACAGACAGCACTTCAGAGCTCACTGTGGCAGCACTGCCCGGGGAGGGATGCCCCTCCTCTGCTATCGCCCTCCTATCAGACGACCCCGGCCTGGTTAATCCCGCCTACGAGCCCAGTGTGGAAGATAACAGCCAATCTGGGAGCACCACCAGCCTGGCGGCACGTAGTGGTTCGAGgaagagtgagt ATCGCAACTTTGACAGAACGTCAGTGCGTAGTCGCTCTTTTCGCCGCCTAAATCGAgccttcagtgtcctgaggaggACCAAGAGTGGGACAGCAGTGGCCAATGAGACCACAGAGGAGCGAGACAACCTCAGAAACACCAACATACCACCGGAGG tatttGCATTACCTCAGCTGCATCATCTAATCCCTGATGGTGAAGTCACCAGTATTAAGATCACCAGGGTAGATCCTTGTGAACCACTGGCTATCAGCATTGTCGGGGGCAATGAAACGCCTCTGGTTCGCATCCTCATTCAGGACATCTACAGAGAGGGCGTCATTGCTCGAGATGGAAGACTTCTACCTGGGGATATGATCCTCAAG GTCAATGGTATAGACATCAGCAACGTGCCTCACTGTTATGCCGTGGCGGCTCTGAAGCAGCCCTGCACACTGCTGCGGCTGACTGTTCTGCGAGAGCAGCGTCACCGTTACCGTTCCCATCATCACTCTCCCACCGAGGCCTTCCCCACCCACACCCCCACCATCAGGGACGACAGCCTGCATGTGGTCCTCATTAAGAGAGCACCAGACGAACAGCTGGGCATCAAGCTGGTGCGCAGACCTGACGAACATGGCGTCTTTATCTTCCACCTGCTGGAGGGAGGGCTGGCCGCCAGCGATGGGAGGCTAAGGGTAGACGACCGCGTGCTGGCCATCAACGGCCATGATCTGAGATACGGCACCCCAGAGCATGCAGCACTGCTTATTCAG GCGAGTGAGGACCGCGTCCACTTCATTGTGTCCCGCCAGACTCACATCCCCACCCCGGACATCCTACAGGAGGCGCCATGGAACATGGAGGGACCACCACCCTACTCGCCTGTGGATATTGAGCACTCTTTACTG GATTCATGTCAAAAGCCTGCATGTTATGAGAAGACAGTGACTCTGTTGAAGGAGCCGCGCGATTCTCTCGGCATGACGGTTGCAGGTGGGATGAGCAGCAGGGGGTGGGATCTTCCCGTCTACATCACCAACGTCGACCCTAAAGGAGTGGTTGGACAAGAGGGCTCGATCCGCAAAG GTGACATCCTTCTAAATGTGAATGGGCTTGACCTGACGGGTGTGACTCGTAGTGAGGCCGTGGCTAACCTGAAGAACACCTCGTCCCCGGTGGTCCTGCGGGTACTAGAAATGAGACCCCCAAATGAGAGCTCCCTGGACTGCATGCCGCCCCTGCATTCCCCCTGCGCTCTCTCGCCCTCTTCACCCGGAGATATCAAACTACCCCCGCCTAATGATGATTACTCCCCCCTCTGGGTGTCCTGGCTCCAGCTGCCCAG GCATCTATATTGCTGTAAAGACATTGTCCTCCGTAGGAGCACGTCGGGCAGTCTGGGTTTCAGTATTGTGGGTGGGCAAGAAGAACTCAACTGTAACCAGTCCTTCTTTATCCGCTCTATCGTAGAGGGCACACCGGCCTACAACGACGGGAGGATACG CTGTGGAGACATCCTTCTGGAGGTGAATGCGAAGAGCACTTGGGGAATGACGCACACGGCTCTAGTCCGCCTGCTTAAGGAGCTGAGGGGTCGGATCACTCTTACCATTGTTTCTTGGCCTGGAAGCCTGCTATAG
- the lnx1 gene encoding E3 ubiquitin-protein ligase LNX isoform X3, whose amino-acid sequence MKALLLLVLPWLSPANYTDNVGNLHILYSELCKGASHYGLSAERKRRSQEGDCTDSTSELTVAALPGEGCPSSAIALLSDDPGLVNPAYEPSVEDNSQSGSTTSLAARSGSRKSEYRNFDRTSVRSRSFRRLNRAFSVLRRTKSGTAVANETTEERDNLRNTNIPPEVFALPQLHHLIPDGEVTSIKITRVDPCEPLAISIVGGNETPLVRILIQDIYREGVIARDGRLLPGDMILKVNGIDISNVPHCYAVAALKQPCTLLRLTVLREQRHRYRSHHHSPTEAFPTHTPTIRDDSLHVVLIKRAPDEQLGIKLVRRPDEHGVFIFHLLEGGLAASDGRLRVDDRVLAINGHDLRYGTPEHAALLIQASEDRVHFIVSRQTHIPTPDILQEAPWNMEGPPPYSPVDIEHSLLDSCQKPACYEKTVTLLKEPRDSLGMTVAGGMSSRGWDLPVYITNVDPKGVVGQEGSIRKGDILLNVNGLDLTGVTRSEAVANLKNTSSPVVLRVLEMRPPNESSLDCMPPLHSPCALSPSSPGDIKLPPPNDDYSPLWVSWLQLPRHLYCCKDIVLRRSTSGSLGFSIVGGQEELNCNQSFFIRSIVEGTPAYNDGRIRCGDILLEVNAKSTWGMTHTALVRLLKELRGRITLTIVSWPGSLL is encoded by the exons GTGTAAAGGAGCGTCACACTATGGGCTCTCCGCAGAGAGAAAGCGACGTTCTCAGGAGGGAGACTGTACAGACAGCACTTCAGAGCTCACTGTGGCAGCACTGCCCGGGGAGGGATGCCCCTCCTCTGCTATCGCCCTCCTATCAGACGACCCCGGCCTGGTTAATCCCGCCTACGAGCCCAGTGTGGAAGATAACAGCCAATCTGGGAGCACCACCAGCCTGGCGGCACGTAGTGGTTCGAGgaagagtgagt ATCGCAACTTTGACAGAACGTCAGTGCGTAGTCGCTCTTTTCGCCGCCTAAATCGAgccttcagtgtcctgaggaggACCAAGAGTGGGACAGCAGTGGCCAATGAGACCACAGAGGAGCGAGACAACCTCAGAAACACCAACATACCACCGGAGG tatttGCATTACCTCAGCTGCATCATCTAATCCCTGATGGTGAAGTCACCAGTATTAAGATCACCAGGGTAGATCCTTGTGAACCACTGGCTATCAGCATTGTCGGGGGCAATGAAACGCCTCTGGTTCGCATCCTCATTCAGGACATCTACAGAGAGGGCGTCATTGCTCGAGATGGAAGACTTCTACCTGGGGATATGATCCTCAAG GTCAATGGTATAGACATCAGCAACGTGCCTCACTGTTATGCCGTGGCGGCTCTGAAGCAGCCCTGCACACTGCTGCGGCTGACTGTTCTGCGAGAGCAGCGTCACCGTTACCGTTCCCATCATCACTCTCCCACCGAGGCCTTCCCCACCCACACCCCCACCATCAGGGACGACAGCCTGCATGTGGTCCTCATTAAGAGAGCACCAGACGAACAGCTGGGCATCAAGCTGGTGCGCAGACCTGACGAACATGGCGTCTTTATCTTCCACCTGCTGGAGGGAGGGCTGGCCGCCAGCGATGGGAGGCTAAGGGTAGACGACCGCGTGCTGGCCATCAACGGCCATGATCTGAGATACGGCACCCCAGAGCATGCAGCACTGCTTATTCAG GCGAGTGAGGACCGCGTCCACTTCATTGTGTCCCGCCAGACTCACATCCCCACCCCGGACATCCTACAGGAGGCGCCATGGAACATGGAGGGACCACCACCCTACTCGCCTGTGGATATTGAGCACTCTTTACTG GATTCATGTCAAAAGCCTGCATGTTATGAGAAGACAGTGACTCTGTTGAAGGAGCCGCGCGATTCTCTCGGCATGACGGTTGCAGGTGGGATGAGCAGCAGGGGGTGGGATCTTCCCGTCTACATCACCAACGTCGACCCTAAAGGAGTGGTTGGACAAGAGGGCTCGATCCGCAAAG GTGACATCCTTCTAAATGTGAATGGGCTTGACCTGACGGGTGTGACTCGTAGTGAGGCCGTGGCTAACCTGAAGAACACCTCGTCCCCGGTGGTCCTGCGGGTACTAGAAATGAGACCCCCAAATGAGAGCTCCCTGGACTGCATGCCGCCCCTGCATTCCCCCTGCGCTCTCTCGCCCTCTTCACCCGGAGATATCAAACTACCCCCGCCTAATGATGATTACTCCCCCCTCTGGGTGTCCTGGCTCCAGCTGCCCAG GCATCTATATTGCTGTAAAGACATTGTCCTCCGTAGGAGCACGTCGGGCAGTCTGGGTTTCAGTATTGTGGGTGGGCAAGAAGAACTCAACTGTAACCAGTCCTTCTTTATCCGCTCTATCGTAGAGGGCACACCGGCCTACAACGACGGGAGGATACG CTGTGGAGACATCCTTCTGGAGGTGAATGCGAAGAGCACTTGGGGAATGACGCACACGGCTCTAGTCCGCCTGCTTAAGGAGCTGAGGGGTCGGATCACTCTTACCATTGTTTCTTGGCCTGGAAGCCTGCTATAG
- the lnx1 gene encoding E3 ubiquitin-protein ligase LNX isoform X4 has translation MKALLLLVLPWLSPANYTDNVGNLHILYSELCKGASHYGLSAERKRRSQEGDCTDSTSELTVAALPGEGCPSSAIALLSDDPGLVNPAYEPSVEDNSQSGSTTSLAARSGSRKNRNFDRTSVRSRSFRRLNRAFSVLRRTKSGTAVANETTEERDNLRNTNIPPEVFALPQLHHLIPDGEVTSIKITRVDPCEPLAISIVGGNETPLVRILIQDIYREGVIARDGRLLPGDMILKVNGIDISNVPHCYAVAALKQPCTLLRLTVLREQRHRYRSHHHSPTEAFPTHTPTIRDDSLHVVLIKRAPDEQLGIKLVRRPDEHGVFIFHLLEGGLAASDGRLRVDDRVLAINGHDLRYGTPEHAALLIQASEDRVHFIVSRQTHIPTPDILQEAPWNMEGPPPYSPVDIEHSLLDSCQKPACYEKTVTLLKEPRDSLGMTVAGGMSSRGWDLPVYITNVDPKGVVGQEGSIRKGDILLNVNGLDLTGVTRSEAVANLKNTSSPVVLRVLEMRPPNESSLDCMPPLHSPCALSPSSPGDIKLPPPNDDYSPLWVSWLQLPRHLYCCKDIVLRRSTSGSLGFSIVGGQEELNCNQSFFIRSIVEGTPAYNDGRIRCGDILLEVNAKSTWGMTHTALVRLLKELRGRITLTIVSWPGSLL, from the exons GTGTAAAGGAGCGTCACACTATGGGCTCTCCGCAGAGAGAAAGCGACGTTCTCAGGAGGGAGACTGTACAGACAGCACTTCAGAGCTCACTGTGGCAGCACTGCCCGGGGAGGGATGCCCCTCCTCTGCTATCGCCCTCCTATCAGACGACCCCGGCCTGGTTAATCCCGCCTACGAGCCCAGTGTGGAAGATAACAGCCAATCTGGGAGCACCACCAGCCTGGCGGCACGTAGTGGTTCGAGgaaga ATCGCAACTTTGACAGAACGTCAGTGCGTAGTCGCTCTTTTCGCCGCCTAAATCGAgccttcagtgtcctgaggaggACCAAGAGTGGGACAGCAGTGGCCAATGAGACCACAGAGGAGCGAGACAACCTCAGAAACACCAACATACCACCGGAGG tatttGCATTACCTCAGCTGCATCATCTAATCCCTGATGGTGAAGTCACCAGTATTAAGATCACCAGGGTAGATCCTTGTGAACCACTGGCTATCAGCATTGTCGGGGGCAATGAAACGCCTCTGGTTCGCATCCTCATTCAGGACATCTACAGAGAGGGCGTCATTGCTCGAGATGGAAGACTTCTACCTGGGGATATGATCCTCAAG GTCAATGGTATAGACATCAGCAACGTGCCTCACTGTTATGCCGTGGCGGCTCTGAAGCAGCCCTGCACACTGCTGCGGCTGACTGTTCTGCGAGAGCAGCGTCACCGTTACCGTTCCCATCATCACTCTCCCACCGAGGCCTTCCCCACCCACACCCCCACCATCAGGGACGACAGCCTGCATGTGGTCCTCATTAAGAGAGCACCAGACGAACAGCTGGGCATCAAGCTGGTGCGCAGACCTGACGAACATGGCGTCTTTATCTTCCACCTGCTGGAGGGAGGGCTGGCCGCCAGCGATGGGAGGCTAAGGGTAGACGACCGCGTGCTGGCCATCAACGGCCATGATCTGAGATACGGCACCCCAGAGCATGCAGCACTGCTTATTCAG GCGAGTGAGGACCGCGTCCACTTCATTGTGTCCCGCCAGACTCACATCCCCACCCCGGACATCCTACAGGAGGCGCCATGGAACATGGAGGGACCACCACCCTACTCGCCTGTGGATATTGAGCACTCTTTACTG GATTCATGTCAAAAGCCTGCATGTTATGAGAAGACAGTGACTCTGTTGAAGGAGCCGCGCGATTCTCTCGGCATGACGGTTGCAGGTGGGATGAGCAGCAGGGGGTGGGATCTTCCCGTCTACATCACCAACGTCGACCCTAAAGGAGTGGTTGGACAAGAGGGCTCGATCCGCAAAG GTGACATCCTTCTAAATGTGAATGGGCTTGACCTGACGGGTGTGACTCGTAGTGAGGCCGTGGCTAACCTGAAGAACACCTCGTCCCCGGTGGTCCTGCGGGTACTAGAAATGAGACCCCCAAATGAGAGCTCCCTGGACTGCATGCCGCCCCTGCATTCCCCCTGCGCTCTCTCGCCCTCTTCACCCGGAGATATCAAACTACCCCCGCCTAATGATGATTACTCCCCCCTCTGGGTGTCCTGGCTCCAGCTGCCCAG GCATCTATATTGCTGTAAAGACATTGTCCTCCGTAGGAGCACGTCGGGCAGTCTGGGTTTCAGTATTGTGGGTGGGCAAGAAGAACTCAACTGTAACCAGTCCTTCTTTATCCGCTCTATCGTAGAGGGCACACCGGCCTACAACGACGGGAGGATACG CTGTGGAGACATCCTTCTGGAGGTGAATGCGAAGAGCACTTGGGGAATGACGCACACGGCTCTAGTCCGCCTGCTTAAGGAGCTGAGGGGTCGGATCACTCTTACCATTGTTTCTTGGCCTGGAAGCCTGCTATAG